Proteins from a genomic interval of Nakamurella alba:
- a CDS encoding transposase, translating to VIHLLPGSFRYVPRQNWDALAKDLKSIYTASTEPAAKARFEEFDQQWGARYPAVIRLWKSAWPEFVPLLDYDVQIRRIISCHQPDRVAERPLPARCARPGAHFPNEQAAPRRLYPVTRSLNPTGKGRAMGDAGGNRR from the coding sequence GTGTGATCCATCTGCTGCCGGGCAGTTTTCGCTATGTCCCGCGGCAGAACTGGGACGCGTTGGCCAAGGACCTCAAATCGATCTACACCGCGTCGACCGAGCCCGCCGCCAAGGCCAGGTTCGAGGAGTTCGATCAGCAGTGGGGCGCCCGCTACCCGGCGGTGATCAGGCTCTGGAAGTCGGCGTGGCCGGAGTTCGTACCGCTCCTGGACTACGACGTGCAGATCCGCCGGATCATCTCCTGCCACCAACCCGATCGAGTCGCTGAACGCCCGCTACCGGCGCGCTGTGCGCGCCCGGGGGCACACTTCCCGAACGAGCAGGCAGCTCCAAGGCGCCTCTACCCGGTCACCAGATCACTGAACCCGACCGGCAAGGGAAGAGCGATGGGTGACGCCGGTGGAAACCGGCGTTGA
- a CDS encoding helicase associated domain-containing protein, which yields MSADQGDRKITGGYQPDDDRWARYLQDLVEFVAGQQRWPRPTGGATTEERRLGQWLSTQRRELGIGALSRQRKLELDRQLPGWH from the coding sequence ATGTCTGCAGACCAGGGCGACCGGAAGATCACCGGCGGATATCAGCCCGACGATGACAGATGGGCGCGCTATCTGCAGGACCTTGTTGAGTTCGTCGCCGGGCAGCAGCGTTGGCCACGCCCGACAGGAGGAGCCACGACCGAAGAGCGGCGTCTTGGACAATGGCTCAGCACTCAGCGGCGGGAATTGGGCATTGGTGCGCTCTCCCGGCAGCGCAAGTTGGAGCTCGATCGTCAATTACCAGGTTGGCACTAG
- a CDS encoding IS110 family RNA-guided transposase — protein sequence MLFIGDDWAEDHHDVEVQDEQGRTLRRARLPEGITGIAGFGELVGRFVDDEATPSDVLVCIETDRGPWVRALIAAGYSVYAVDPKQAARHREILGSSGAKSDKGDAGSLADMLRTRRHQLRLVAADSHIAEAVKVVSRTHQTLIWERTRHMLRLRSALREYFPAALAAYTSLGLANPRVLLLLGKAATPAAAAALSARQISAALKGCGDIEDKTATIRQALRTEQLGQPDVVAEAYAATVRSLVAVLTTLNTEIATLQEVVAAHFGRHPDAEIVLSQPGLGVVLGSRVLAEFGDADGRYTSAKARKNYAGTSPITRQSGKMRVVSARYVHNDRLLDALHLQASCAILNDTQVRAYYDQIRANTDRRRKIDTNRPDQAELNESRKIRAKRREPIKITAS from the coding sequence GTGCTGTTCATCGGCGATGACTGGGCTGAGGATCACCATGACGTCGAGGTCCAGGACGAGCAAGGGCGGACACTGAGACGGGCGCGATTACCGGAGGGCATCACAGGTATCGCCGGGTTCGGTGAACTCGTCGGCCGGTTCGTCGATGACGAGGCAACACCGTCAGATGTGTTGGTGTGCATCGAAACTGATCGCGGCCCCTGGGTACGGGCCCTGATCGCGGCCGGCTACAGCGTGTACGCGGTCGATCCGAAACAGGCCGCACGTCACCGTGAGATCCTGGGCAGCTCCGGAGCAAAGAGCGACAAAGGTGATGCCGGTTCGCTGGCCGACATGCTCCGGACCCGCCGGCACCAGTTGCGGCTGGTTGCCGCCGATTCCCACATCGCCGAGGCCGTGAAGGTGGTGTCCAGAACGCACCAGACGCTCATCTGGGAACGGACCCGGCACATGCTGCGGTTGCGGTCGGCCTTACGGGAGTACTTCCCGGCAGCCCTCGCGGCCTACACGTCCCTGGGACTGGCGAACCCGCGGGTTCTGCTCCTGCTGGGCAAAGCGGCGACCCCGGCCGCCGCGGCTGCGCTCAGCGCACGACAGATCTCCGCGGCCTTGAAGGGATGCGGCGACATCGAGGACAAGACGGCCACGATCCGACAGGCGCTGCGCACGGAGCAGCTCGGCCAACCGGATGTGGTCGCCGAGGCCTACGCGGCCACAGTCCGGTCGCTGGTCGCTGTCCTGACCACGCTCAACACCGAGATCGCGACCCTGCAGGAGGTGGTGGCAGCACATTTTGGCCGGCACCCGGACGCTGAGATCGTCCTGAGCCAACCTGGTCTCGGTGTCGTTCTGGGGTCCCGGGTGCTCGCCGAGTTCGGAGACGCCGACGGCCGCTACACCAGCGCCAAAGCACGCAAGAACTACGCCGGGACAAGTCCGATCACCCGGCAATCAGGCAAGATGCGGGTCGTCAGCGCCCGCTACGTCCACAACGACCGGCTGCTGGACGCGTTACACCTGCAGGCATCGTGCGCCATCCTGAACGACACCCAGGTCCGCGCCTACTACGACCAGATCCGCGCCAACACCGACCGAAGGAGGAAAATCGACACCAACCGACCCGATCAGGCCGAGCTCAACGAGTCACGAAAGATCCGGGCTAAGCGTCGCGAACCGATAAAGATTACGGCATCTTGA
- a CDS encoding IS110 family RNA-guided transposase: protein MTITCGIDWAEGHHDVALLDEMGKVIARRRIDTGAAGFQEVLAVIAEHGGSPEATPVAIETDKNLIVVALAGAGFTVYPINPRAAARYRERFHQSGKKSDAGDAALLADIIRTDRHQHRPLPAVSNDGRAVKALARQHQEAIWALMQTTSRLRSLLLEFYPQALRAFPNLNHKAALEVLGAAPTPTRARTLTVKRIVMLLHRAGRRNDPGLADKIRSAFQAPALAQPQQVEAWLGVAVATLIGIVRTMLNAVDDLRTAMDEQFQAHPQAHILTSVPGLGPVLGARVLGEIGDDPDRFPTAAGLRSYAGTAPVTRASGRSSYVKARKIRDKRLADACHWWAFAAPTRSTGARAHYDRRRAIGDTHNAALRNLANKMIGKLWWCLHNDRTWDDATAWNTTDPTPQLAAA from the coding sequence GTGACGATCACATGCGGTATCGATTGGGCCGAAGGACATCACGACGTCGCGCTGCTCGACGAGATGGGCAAGGTCATCGCGAGGCGGCGCATCGACACCGGTGCCGCCGGGTTCCAGGAGGTGCTGGCGGTCATCGCCGAGCACGGCGGCAGCCCGGAGGCGACTCCGGTGGCGATCGAGACGGACAAGAACCTGATCGTCGTTGCGCTCGCCGGGGCCGGCTTCACCGTCTACCCGATCAATCCCAGGGCAGCAGCACGCTACCGGGAGCGGTTCCATCAGTCAGGCAAGAAGTCCGACGCCGGGGACGCGGCGCTGCTGGCCGACATCATCAGGACTGATCGCCACCAGCACCGACCGCTGCCTGCGGTCAGCAACGACGGCCGGGCGGTCAAGGCACTGGCCCGCCAGCACCAGGAGGCGATCTGGGCGCTCATGCAGACAACAAGCCGGCTGCGGTCTCTGCTGTTGGAGTTCTATCCTCAAGCGCTGCGAGCATTCCCGAACCTGAACCACAAGGCAGCACTTGAAGTCCTCGGCGCCGCACCGACTCCCACCCGGGCGCGCACCCTGACCGTCAAACGCATCGTCATGCTCCTGCACCGGGCCGGTCGCCGCAACGACCCCGGGCTGGCCGACAAGATCAGGTCAGCATTCCAGGCCCCGGCACTGGCGCAACCACAGCAGGTGGAGGCCTGGTTGGGGGTCGCTGTGGCCACCCTGATCGGCATCGTCCGGACCATGCTCAACGCGGTCGATGACCTGAGAACCGCCATGGACGAACAGTTCCAAGCACATCCGCAAGCACACATCCTGACATCCGTCCCCGGGCTCGGCCCCGTCCTGGGCGCCCGGGTGCTCGGCGAGATCGGCGACGACCCGGACAGGTTCCCTACCGCCGCGGGGCTACGAAGCTATGCCGGCACCGCACCGGTGACCCGCGCATCCGGGAGATCCAGCTACGTCAAAGCCCGAAAGATCCGCGACAAGAGACTCGCCGACGCCTGCCACTGGTGGGCGTTCGCCGCACCGACCAGATCCACGGGTGCCCGCGCCCACTACGACCGACGCCGGGCGATCGGCGACACCCACAACGCCGCCCTGCGCAACCTGGCCAACAAGATGATCGGCAAGCTCTGGTGGTGTCTGCACAACGACCGGACATGGGACGACGCCACCGCCTGGAACACCACCGACCCGACCCCGCAGCTCGCCGCTGCTTGA
- a CDS encoding helicase associated domain-containing protein: protein MLSLGARSVRRLLLRIAASPIQRRTDVERPHQHAPHSHHRGSRRSGREVTHRDSPGWAWQNPIVTSASWPAMVELLTAFVAAHRRLPTVYGNPTHVERELSKWLRTQRSSLHDGTLSPVRAEELYRRVPGWASPAEWLASKSREDAQ, encoded by the coding sequence ATGCTATCACTCGGTGCCCGGTCCGTGCGTCGCTTGTTACTCCGGATCGCTGCTTCACCAATACAAAGGCGAACGGATGTCGAGCGACCTCATCAACACGCTCCGCACAGCCACCATCGAGGGTCACGCCGCTCTGGACGGGAGGTCACCCATCGGGACAGCCCCGGGTGGGCGTGGCAGAATCCGATAGTGACCTCGGCGAGCTGGCCTGCAATGGTCGAGCTGCTGACGGCGTTCGTTGCCGCCCACCGCCGCCTTCCGACGGTCTACGGCAACCCGACCCACGTCGAGCGTGAGCTCTCCAAGTGGTTGCGCACACAACGGAGTAGCCTGCACGACGGAACACTGTCTCCCGTTCGGGCGGAAGAGCTGTACCGCCGTGTCCCAGGCTGGGCCTCGCCGGCTGAGTGGTTGGCGAGCAAGTCACGGGAGGATGCTCAATGA